The Clostridium sp. AWRP genome has a window encoding:
- the asrC gene encoding sulfite reductase subunit C has translation MDINTKVLKKNAFRVTKERGKTAIRIRVPGGYIEAKYFEIIQKVAQQYGNGTINITTRQGFEVPGIDMKNIPEINEMIQPVIEGLEINQTDPKNGYSASGTRNVTACIGNKVCPFANYDTTAFAKRIEKVIFPNDYHVKVALTGCPNDCAKVRMHDFGIIGMTEPQYESYRCVGCKACVKNCKLRSADALKFENFKVLRDDKKCIGCGECVDKCPMGAWTRSNKKYFKLTILGRTGKKNPRLGQDFIKWIDEDSIVKIILNTYEYIDKYINKNAPGGKEHIGYIVDRTGYQEFKKWALKDVNLDPKAEVAETINW, from the coding sequence ATGGATATTAATACAAAAGTTCTAAAAAAGAATGCATTTAGAGTGACTAAGGAAAGAGGAAAGACGGCCATAAGGATTAGGGTACCAGGTGGATATATCGAAGCAAAATATTTTGAAATAATTCAAAAGGTTGCACAGCAATATGGAAATGGAACAATTAATATTACTACAAGACAGGGCTTTGAAGTACCTGGTATTGATATGAAAAACATTCCTGAGATAAATGAGATGATACAACCTGTTATAGAAGGTCTTGAAATAAATCAAACTGATCCTAAAAATGGATATTCAGCATCAGGAACAAGAAATGTTACTGCTTGTATAGGAAATAAAGTCTGTCCTTTTGCAAATTATGATACAACTGCTTTTGCAAAGAGAATAGAAAAAGTTATATTTCCAAATGACTACCATGTAAAAGTAGCATTAACTGGATGTCCAAATGATTGTGCAAAAGTAAGAATGCATGATTTTGGAATTATAGGAATGACAGAACCGCAGTATGAAAGTTATAGATGTGTGGGCTGTAAAGCTTGTGTTAAAAATTGTAAACTAAGATCTGCAGATGCACTCAAATTTGAAAATTTTAAGGTCCTAAGAGATGATAAAAAGTGTATAGGTTGTGGTGAATGTGTGGACAAATGCCCAATGGGGGCATGGACAAGAAGCAATAAGAAGTATTTTAAATTAACTATCCTGGGTAGAACGGGAAAGAAAAATCCAAGATTAGGTCAGGATTTCATTAAATGGATAGATGAAGATAGCATTGTGAAGATAATTTTAAATACCTATGAATATATAGATAAATATATAAACAAAAATGCTCCTGGTGGAAAAGAACATATAGGATATATAGTAGATAGAACAGGGTATCAGGAATTTAAAAAGTGGGCTTTAAAAGATGTAAATTTAGACCCTAAAGCTGAAGTTGCTGAGACTATAAATTGGTAA
- a CDS encoding MFS transporter: protein MDIVSVKGNSKQGLTGATLGFFVGFAAVALYGATAAVFKKSFIDLNPILLALLIAIPNLSGSLLRIPFAAWVDVDGGRKPFITLLILSIIGMTGLYIVMAFFRQDLSNCYSLLLIFGALSGCGIATFSVGVSQSSYWFSQNKQGVALGIYGGVGNLAPGIFTLLLPNVALPLLGLSGSYLAWLIFLIAGTIAYFIIGKNAWYFQLIHAGVGREQAKMTASKKYGQELFPNDKVSESLIISAKTWKTWALVVVYFTTFGGFLALTSWFPTYWTTFFKLNLKTAGLLTAIYSITTSIVRIYGGKIADRVGGESTSITALFIMLAGTICMFIASSLPLAIIGILLLAVGMGVTNAAVFKILPKEIPHAIGGASGWVGGLGAFGGFVIPPLMASFIDKTGKSLSGYSRGFVIFIALALISLLIIGLLKSTSKGK, encoded by the coding sequence ATGGATATTGTAAGTGTTAAAGGAAATTCCAAACAAGGATTAACAGGAGCAACCTTAGGCTTTTTTGTAGGATTTGCAGCAGTTGCACTTTATGGTGCTACAGCTGCTGTGTTTAAAAAAAGTTTTATAGATTTGAATCCTATTTTACTAGCACTTCTTATTGCAATACCAAATTTATCAGGATCACTGCTTAGAATTCCATTTGCAGCTTGGGTTGACGTAGATGGAGGAAGAAAACCCTTCATTACATTACTTATACTTTCAATAATTGGCATGACGGGGCTCTATATAGTTATGGCTTTTTTTAGGCAGGATTTAAGTAACTGCTATTCCCTGCTTTTAATATTTGGGGCACTGTCAGGCTGTGGCATAGCTACCTTTTCTGTAGGAGTTAGCCAATCGTCCTATTGGTTTTCACAAAATAAGCAGGGAGTTGCACTTGGCATATATGGTGGAGTGGGAAATCTAGCACCTGGAATATTTACACTTTTGCTTCCAAACGTAGCACTGCCACTTTTAGGATTATCAGGTTCTTATTTGGCCTGGTTGATATTTTTAATAGCAGGAACTATAGCATATTTTATTATAGGAAAAAATGCGTGGTATTTTCAACTAATCCATGCAGGAGTGGGAAGAGAACAAGCAAAGATGACAGCTTCAAAGAAATATGGTCAGGAACTATTTCCTAATGACAAAGTTAGTGAAAGTCTTATTATTTCTGCAAAGACATGGAAGACCTGGGCACTTGTTGTAGTGTACTTTACCACATTTGGAGGCTTTTTAGCACTAACTAGCTGGTTTCCAACATATTGGACAACCTTTTTCAAGTTGAACTTGAAAACTGCAGGTTTATTAACTGCCATTTACTCAATTACTACATCTATTGTAAGAATTTATGGTGGAAAGATAGCAGATAGAGTTGGAGGAGAATCTACATCCATTACAGCACTCTTTATAATGCTTGCAGGTACAATATGCATGTTTATTGCTTCTTCACTGCCTCTAGCTATTATAGGAATTTTACTTTTAGCTGTAGGAATGGGTGTGACAAATGCTGCTGTATTTAAAATACTTCCTAAAGAAATTCCCCATGCTATTGGAGGTGCTTCTGGATGGGTCGGTGGATTGGGAGCTTTTGGAGGTTTTGTTATACCGCCTTTAATGGCATCCTTTATAGATAAGACAGGCAAAAGCTTAAGTGGTTATTCTAGAGGATTTGTAATATTTATAGCACTTGCTTTGATTTCCCTTCTTATTATAGGTTTGTTGAAATCTACTTCAAAGGGTAAATGA